One window of the Sulfitobacter alexandrii genome contains the following:
- a CDS encoding ATP-binding protein: MRIWAPRFLLIAMVSGLILTFGKRIEDLSYQTYLQNLRMNAALELSAIREQFEIQMVDRVLRLNQLASALSENPDMNQTEFNIKAVDFLLQSNDVVNIAAAPDLVVEMIFPKTGNEGTLGLDYRANPRQFPKVEEAMNTRRGQIDGPVDLVQGGRGLILRQPVFTRRGSSNALEPWGIVSVVLDYESFIQSISNEALTDQYDIVLRERRPDNRFGAELRLGDVGALSRDPVVMTLNIPLGIWELAATPIEGWPKHRPMYLWHWTLRFLFAALVGVGLFYVLRLADNRRAAETRLTNGIEALPHGFVMFDPEGRLVAMNRRYAEMHGPSSVVKIGVLYEDIVKSSLDKGIIKDAVGREEEWLEMWRNRPLDGSLDPEQIIPDGRIMQTSDRLMDDGSIVGLRIDVTELKRAQQAAEAANKAKTDFMGVLSHELRTPLTVILGHARLARNIDRLPPAKALEQALEAHPEAAREIEPHVDALLTQVTGMMARLERSGDHLLTLISEILDFAKLESGSQTLQPELHEVADIVTTVEDQMRPMIEEKGLAFNVTVDAGDVYADANRVRQVLINLVGNASKFTKEGSIDLTASVSEDSVVFSVRDTGIGIPQDQVSRVFEAFHQVDSTSTRQFGGTGLGLAISRDIAEAHGGTLTATSVPGEGSTFVMRLPRGSQQAAGQDAEDTPRNLVA; the protein is encoded by the coding sequence ATGAGGATCTGGGCACCGCGCTTTCTGCTGATTGCGATGGTCAGCGGGCTGATCCTGACGTTCGGCAAACGGATCGAAGATCTTTCCTACCAGACCTACCTGCAGAACCTGCGGATGAATGCCGCGCTCGAGCTGTCCGCCATACGGGAACAGTTCGAAATCCAGATGGTCGACCGCGTGCTGCGTCTGAACCAGCTGGCAAGCGCCCTGTCCGAAAATCCCGACATGAACCAGACCGAATTCAACATCAAGGCGGTCGATTTCCTGTTGCAGAGCAACGACGTGGTGAACATCGCCGCGGCGCCCGACCTCGTGGTCGAGATGATCTTTCCCAAGACCGGCAACGAAGGGACACTGGGACTGGACTATCGCGCGAACCCGCGGCAGTTCCCCAAGGTCGAGGAAGCGATGAACACGCGCCGCGGCCAGATCGACGGCCCGGTGGACCTCGTGCAAGGCGGACGCGGTCTGATCCTGCGTCAGCCGGTCTTTACCCGCCGGGGCAGCAGCAACGCGCTCGAACCCTGGGGCATCGTCTCCGTGGTGCTGGACTACGAATCCTTCATCCAGAGCATCAGCAACGAGGCCCTGACGGACCAATACGACATCGTCCTGCGCGAGCGGCGACCGGACAACCGTTTCGGCGCCGAGCTTCGCCTGGGCGACGTCGGCGCCCTCAGCCGGGATCCCGTCGTCATGACGCTGAACATCCCGCTGGGCATCTGGGAACTCGCCGCGACGCCCATCGAAGGCTGGCCCAAGCATCGCCCCATGTACCTCTGGCACTGGACGCTGCGGTTTCTCTTTGCCGCGCTGGTGGGTGTCGGGCTTTTCTACGTGCTGCGTCTGGCCGACAACCGCCGTGCCGCCGAAACGCGCCTGACAAACGGCATCGAGGCGCTGCCGCACGGGTTCGTCATGTTCGACCCCGAGGGACGCCTCGTGGCGATGAACCGGCGGTACGCCGAAATGCACGGCCCCTCCTCCGTCGTGAAGATCGGCGTGCTCTACGAGGACATCGTCAAGTCCAGCCTCGACAAGGGTATCATCAAGGACGCCGTCGGCCGCGAGGAAGAATGGCTCGAAATGTGGCGCAACCGCCCGCTGGACGGCTCGCTCGACCCCGAACAGATCATTCCGGACGGCCGCATCATGCAGACATCCGACCGGCTGATGGACGACGGCAGCATCGTCGGCCTGCGCATCGACGTGACCGAGCTGAAACGCGCGCAGCAGGCGGCGGAAGCGGCGAACAAGGCCAAGACGGATTTCATGGGCGTCCTCAGCCACGAGCTGCGCACGCCGCTGACGGTGATCCTCGGGCACGCCCGGCTGGCGCGCAACATCGATCGGCTGCCCCCCGCCAAGGCGCTCGAGCAGGCGCTCGAAGCCCACCCCGAGGCCGCCCGCGAGATCGAGCCCCATGTCGATGCGCTGCTCACGCAGGTCACCGGCATGATGGCGCGGCTCGAAAGGTCCGGCGACCACCTGCTGACCCTGATCAGTGAGATCCTCGATTTCGCCAAGCTCGAATCCGGCAGCCAGACGTTGCAGCCCGAACTGCACGAGGTCGCCGACATCGTCACGACGGTCGAAGACCAGATGCGCCCGATGATCGAGGAAAAGGGACTGGCCTTCAACGTGACGGTGGATGCCGGGGATGTTTACGCCGACGCGAACCGCGTGCGGCAGGTTCTCATCAACCTCGTCGGCAACGCCAGCAAGTTCACCAAGGAGGGCAGCATCGACCTCACCGCCTCCGTCAGCGAAGATTCCGTCGTGTTCTCGGTCCGCGACACCGGCATCGGCATTCCGCAGGACCAGGTCAGCCGCGTGTTCGAAGCCTTCCACCAGGTCGATTCCACCTCGACCCGCCAGTTCGGCGGCACGGGGCTGGGGCTGGCCATCTCGCGCGACATCGCCGAAGCGCACGGCGGCACCCTGACCGCGACCAGCGTTCCCGGCGAAGGCAGCACCTTTGTCATGCGCCTGCCGCGCGGGTCGCAACAGGCCGCCGGGCAGGACGCCGAAGACACCCCCCGCAACCTTGTGGCCTGA
- the chrA gene encoding chromate efflux transporter: MLRVFGRIGLLSFGGPAAQIAIMHDELVERRPWLTEATFLRALSLCMLLPGPEAMQLATYAGWRLRGVAGGLLAGLLFVIPGALVIAALALGYAFYGQVPLVQAAFLGIKAAVIVVVFQALRKVAGKALDGLQGWALALLSFTALFVFGLPFPLIILCAGLWGLARGRPAPQEAQAPPVRAAHSRRTLLVWGTLWAAPLAVLWAIDREFLLQLGLFFSRLAVVTFGGAYAVLAYMTQTVVQDYGWIDTDQMIDALGLAETTPGPLILVTEFVAMMAGFAQAGVGGALAAGALALWVTFTPCFLWIFLAGPYLERISAQPRLSGALRAITAAVVGVIANLSVWFAIHVLFDRVSTGDRLAVPLPEPASFDPLAAGLVAAGLVLMLGMRWGFVLTMAALAAAALLFGAL; encoded by the coding sequence ATGCTGCGGGTCTTCGGCCGCATCGGGCTGCTGTCCTTCGGCGGACCGGCGGCGCAGATCGCCATCATGCACGACGAACTGGTGGAACGGCGCCCGTGGCTGACCGAGGCGACGTTTCTGCGCGCGCTGTCGCTGTGCATGTTGCTGCCGGGGCCGGAAGCGATGCAGCTTGCCACCTACGCGGGCTGGCGCCTGCGCGGCGTTGCAGGCGGCCTTCTCGCAGGGCTTTTGTTCGTCATTCCGGGCGCGCTGGTGATCGCGGCGCTGGCGCTGGGGTACGCGTTCTACGGTCAGGTCCCCCTCGTGCAGGCCGCCTTTCTCGGGATCAAGGCGGCGGTGATCGTCGTCGTCTTCCAGGCGCTGCGCAAGGTCGCCGGCAAGGCGCTGGACGGCCTGCAGGGCTGGGCGCTGGCGCTGCTGTCCTTCACGGCGCTGTTCGTGTTCGGTCTGCCGTTCCCGCTCATCATCCTGTGCGCCGGCCTGTGGGGCTTGGCGCGGGGGCGGCCCGCCCCGCAAGAGGCACAGGCCCCGCCCGTCCGCGCGGCGCACAGCCGGCGCACCCTGCTGGTGTGGGGCACGCTCTGGGCCGCGCCGCTGGCGGTCCTCTGGGCGATCGACCGGGAATTCCTGCTGCAACTGGGGCTGTTCTTCTCGCGGCTCGCCGTCGTCACCTTCGGCGGGGCCTACGCGGTGCTGGCCTACATGACCCAGACGGTCGTGCAGGACTATGGATGGATCGACACCGACCAGATGATCGACGCGCTGGGGCTGGCCGAAACGACGCCGGGGCCGCTGATCCTCGTCACCGAATTCGTGGCGATGATGGCAGGCTTCGCGCAGGCGGGGGTCGGCGGGGCGCTGGCGGCGGGTGCCCTCGCGCTCTGGGTGACCTTCACCCCCTGCTTCCTGTGGATCTTCCTCGCCGGCCCCTACCTGGAGCGGATTTCCGCCCAGCCGCGTCTCTCGGGCGCGCTCCGGGCGATTACCGCCGCCGTCGTCGGCGTGATCGCGAACCTGTCGGTCTGGTTCGCGATCCATGTCCTGTTCGACCGTGTCTCGACGGGTGATCGGCTCGCCGTGCCTCTGCCGGAGCCCGCCAGCTTCGATCCGCTGGCAGCCGGTCTTGTCGCCGCCGGACTGGTGCTGATGCTCGGGATGCGGTGGGGATTCGTGCTGACGATGGCCGCCCTCGCCGCCGCCGCCCTGCTGTTCGGCGCGCTTTGA